The Halococcus hamelinensis 100A6 genome window below encodes:
- a CDS encoding APC family permease yields the protein MSDESTSDVLQGVLSRWQLFAIGFGAIVGWGWIIQMGYWIDAAGPVGATLAFAGGGLLVVFVSLVYAELVSAMPYTGGEHHYSLRAFGPKVSFACSWGLLLGYVGVVAFQSIALGVAVSYLIPGFRMFELWTILGQPVYGSVVAVGLLGVVGVTALNYRGVRPTAQLQLVLAAVVALAGLVLVTGSLTIAPQVSNPPFAGVGLAGASVVAIQVPGLFVGFDVIPQAAEEADTSPRSLATVLLLTVVAVGVFYIVSIWSAGQVLPAAVLGESPVPAAAAMTAVFDDPLAGRLMTIAGIAALLTSWSAFLIGASRVIFAMAESGMLPSSLATVHPEYNTPSRAVLLIGGVTALAPWLGSQMISSIINANSLGIVFAWILVSASFIYLRYDEPEMDRPFELPVGYLFGGLALVGSVAFFALYLPGAPSALVWPKDWAIVLVWAIFGVVLYSISRASTDAPVREETN from the coding sequence GTGTCGGACGAATCCACGAGTGATGTTCTGCAGGGGGTCCTCTCCCGGTGGCAGCTGTTCGCCATCGGGTTCGGGGCGATCGTCGGGTGGGGTTGGATCATCCAGATGGGCTACTGGATCGACGCGGCCGGCCCGGTGGGGGCGACGCTGGCGTTCGCCGGCGGCGGCCTGCTCGTCGTGTTCGTCAGCCTCGTCTACGCGGAGCTGGTGTCGGCGATGCCGTACACGGGCGGCGAGCACCACTACAGCCTCCGGGCGTTCGGCCCGAAGGTCTCGTTCGCGTGTAGCTGGGGGCTGCTCCTCGGCTACGTGGGGGTCGTCGCCTTCCAGTCGATCGCCCTCGGGGTGGCGGTCTCGTATCTGATCCCGGGCTTTCGGATGTTCGAACTCTGGACGATCCTCGGCCAGCCGGTCTACGGCAGCGTGGTCGCGGTCGGATTGCTCGGCGTCGTCGGCGTCACCGCCCTCAACTACCGGGGCGTCCGCCCGACCGCCCAGCTCCAGCTCGTGCTCGCGGCGGTCGTCGCGCTCGCCGGACTGGTACTCGTCACCGGCTCGCTCACGATCGCGCCGCAGGTCTCGAACCCACCCTTCGCGGGCGTCGGCCTCGCCGGGGCTTCGGTCGTGGCGATCCAGGTACCGGGGCTGTTCGTCGGGTTCGACGTGATCCCACAGGCCGCCGAGGAGGCCGATACCTCGCCGCGCTCGCTCGCGACCGTCCTCCTGCTCACGGTGGTCGCAGTCGGCGTGTTCTACATCGTCAGCATCTGGTCGGCGGGTCAGGTCCTCCCGGCGGCCGTGCTCGGCGAGAGTCCGGTCCCCGCCGCCGCCGCGATGACCGCGGTGTTCGACGACCCGCTGGCCGGGAGGCTCATGACGATAGCGGGTATCGCCGCCCTCCTGACGAGCTGGAGCGCGTTCCTGATCGGCGCGAGTCGAGTGATCTTCGCGATGGCCGAATCGGGGATGCTCCCCAGCTCGCTCGCGACCGTCCACCCCGAGTACAACACCCCCTCGCGCGCGGTGCTCCTCATCGGCGGGGTCACCGCGCTCGCGCCCTGGCTCGGGTCCCAGATGATATCCTCGATCATCAACGCCAACTCGCTCGGGATCGTCTTCGCGTGGATCCTCGTCAGCGCCTCCTTCATCTACCTACGCTACGACGAACCCGAGATGGACCGGCCGTTCGAGCTCCCCGTCGGCTATCTGTTCGGCGGCCTCGCGCTCGTCGGGTCGGTCGCCTTCTTCGCGCTCTACCTCCCGGGCGCACCCTCCGCGCTGGTCTGGCCGAAGGACTGGGCGATCGTGCTGGTCTGGGCCATCTTCGGGGTCGTTCTCTACTCGATCTCGCGCGCCTCGACCGACGCGCCCGTCCGCGAGGAGACCAACTGA